Proteins encoded within one genomic window of Paenarthrobacter sp. JL.01a:
- a CDS encoding ribbon-helix-helix domain-containing protein: MSAERINGAPVTPEMIQAWADEAERGYPTEQLRKRGRRPVGEGPGEVVPVRMDAELLRQLSARAEHDHLSRSEAIRAAVRAWISAA; the protein is encoded by the coding sequence ATGAGTGCTGAGCGGATCAATGGTGCACCAGTCACCCCTGAGATGATCCAAGCCTGGGCTGACGAGGCCGAGCGCGGATACCCAACTGAGCAACTTCGCAAGCGTGGCCGCCGCCCGGTTGGCGAGGGCCCCGGCGAAGTGGTGCCCGTACGCATGGACGCGGAGCTGCTTCGGCAGCTCTCTGCCCGCGCCGAGCATGATCACCTGAGCCGCTCAGAAGCGATCCGCGCAGCCGTCCGGGCGTGGATTAGCGCGGCGTAG
- a CDS encoding toxin, giving the protein MQAHASALKHGIRAEDAIHAAEQAIYIADLDEDSPARQLRLGFDPTGRLLELVVLRFDSGNELLIHAMKARRQYLDLLI; this is encoded by the coding sequence GTGCAGGCGCATGCATCTGCGCTTAAGCACGGCATCCGTGCTGAGGACGCCATTCACGCGGCTGAGCAGGCCATCTACATCGCGGACCTCGATGAGGACAGCCCGGCACGGCAGTTGAGGCTTGGCTTCGACCCCACTGGCCGCCTACTCGAACTCGTGGTACTCAGGTTCGACAGCGGCAATGAGCTTCTGATTCACGCCATGAAGGCTCGACGGCAGTACCTGGATCTGCTCATCTAG
- the trmB gene encoding tRNA (guanosine(46)-N7)-methyltransferase TrmB, with amino-acid sequence MSETPDTPRPITPGSQASFGTYGGRPVSFVRRGTRLQGRRQAAWEEHAERWAVQVPRHVANTSVHPDYTFDAEAVFGRKAPLIVEIGSGLGDAVVHAAEQNPDKDFLAVEVYTPGLANTIIKINSRGLTNVRVVEANAPEVLESMLPAGSVSELWVFFPDPWHKARHHKRRLIQPAFASVAAKALQKGGYWRIATDWSNYAVHVREVLAGSTEFENMHEGERSGEESPLTQVWQSGVESVVGGAPVREGRAPVSTEHTGPNEGVDQEGGWAPRFEGRIRTSFENKAHEAGRMIFDLTYRKL; translated from the coding sequence ATGAGTGAAACCCCAGATACCCCACGCCCCATAACTCCCGGCAGCCAGGCTTCCTTCGGAACCTATGGTGGCCGTCCGGTCAGTTTCGTGCGCCGCGGCACCCGCCTCCAGGGACGCAGGCAGGCGGCGTGGGAAGAGCACGCCGAGCGCTGGGCTGTCCAGGTTCCCCGTCACGTGGCCAACACGTCCGTGCACCCGGATTACACCTTCGACGCCGAGGCCGTTTTTGGCCGCAAAGCTCCGTTGATCGTGGAGATCGGTTCGGGACTGGGTGACGCGGTTGTTCACGCCGCCGAGCAGAACCCGGACAAGGACTTCCTTGCCGTCGAGGTCTACACTCCGGGCCTTGCCAACACCATCATCAAGATCAACAGCCGCGGACTGACCAATGTGAGGGTGGTGGAAGCCAACGCCCCCGAGGTCCTCGAATCCATGCTTCCCGCAGGCTCCGTCAGCGAGCTCTGGGTCTTCTTCCCCGACCCCTGGCACAAGGCCCGCCACCACAAGCGCCGCCTCATCCAGCCGGCCTTCGCCTCTGTTGCCGCCAAGGCCCTGCAAAAGGGCGGCTACTGGAGGATCGCCACCGACTGGTCCAACTACGCAGTCCACGTCCGGGAAGTCCTGGCGGGCTCCACGGAGTTTGAGAACATGCACGAAGGCGAGCGCAGCGGCGAGGAGAGCCCGTTGACGCAAGTCTGGCAATCCGGCGTCGAATCCGTTGTGGGCGGCGCGCCTGTACGTGAAGGCCGGGCCCCCGTCAGCACGGAGCACACCGGCCCAAACGAGGGTGTGGACCAGGAGGGCGGCTGGGCGCCGCGTTTCGAGGGCCGCATTCGAACCAGCTTCGAGAACAAGGCACACGAGGCCGGCCGGATGATCTTCGACCTGACGTACCGCAAGCTTTAG
- a CDS encoding type II toxin-antitoxin system RatA family toxin, with protein sequence MPQVRAERFIRLDPETAFALSQTTGAFRLKWDPFISAQSFMDGARAAGKGVRTRTVSRMGLKMVSEYVSYTPPRNVGMTMVSGPWFFENFGGGWRFTPDDGGTRAVWKYTFSCRPALIRPVAERIGSWLLGREIERRIEAFARACEDPALVAELKAQSRQ encoded by the coding sequence ATGCCCCAAGTCCGCGCCGAACGATTCATTCGCCTCGACCCTGAAACAGCGTTCGCCCTCTCCCAGACCACGGGCGCGTTCAGGCTCAAGTGGGACCCCTTCATTTCCGCCCAGTCCTTCATGGATGGCGCCCGAGCTGCGGGCAAAGGTGTGCGGACCCGGACGGTTTCGCGCATGGGCCTGAAGATGGTCAGCGAATACGTCTCCTACACTCCCCCACGCAACGTGGGCATGACCATGGTGTCCGGTCCGTGGTTCTTTGAGAACTTCGGCGGCGGCTGGCGGTTCACCCCCGACGACGGCGGCACCCGGGCCGTCTGGAAGTACACCTTTTCGTGCCGCCCGGCTCTCATCAGACCAGTGGCTGAGAGAATCGGCAGTTGGCTGCTGGGCCGGGAAATCGAACGACGGATCGAAGCCTTCGCCCGGGCCTGCGAGGATCCGGCGCTGGTGGCCGAGTTGAAAGCCCAGTCGCGGCAGTGA
- a CDS encoding anti-sigma factor family protein, protein MNGESVHQLLGAYLLGGLEPEEARAFEDHLARCAECRGELEELESLPALLDAVPAADAVALTSSGNATPAPLGTEAEQLPEKVLVDLAVRRRKSRRRWAAVVGAVAAACLALGFFGGPLLNQPPKPDASYSVQSDGGLQLTVDMVKKTWGTELDVEGRSMPLQGTLYLWVKGRDGAEERTCGWTATPSGRIKITGATPVQLAGIAGVELRDESDKTVASISVP, encoded by the coding sequence ATGAACGGCGAGTCCGTCCACCAATTGCTGGGCGCCTATCTGCTGGGTGGCCTTGAGCCGGAAGAAGCCCGTGCCTTCGAAGACCACCTCGCCCGGTGTGCCGAGTGCCGCGGTGAACTGGAAGAGCTGGAGAGCCTTCCCGCGCTCCTGGACGCAGTCCCCGCTGCCGACGCCGTCGCGCTCACCTCAAGTGGCAACGCAACGCCGGCGCCATTGGGAACGGAAGCGGAGCAGCTTCCGGAAAAGGTTCTGGTTGATCTTGCGGTCCGCAGGCGGAAATCACGACGCCGGTGGGCAGCTGTTGTTGGTGCGGTCGCCGCTGCGTGCCTGGCGCTTGGGTTTTTTGGTGGCCCTTTGCTGAACCAACCTCCGAAGCCGGATGCGAGCTATTCAGTGCAGTCGGACGGTGGGCTTCAGCTGACCGTGGATATGGTCAAGAAGACCTGGGGCACAGAGCTGGATGTCGAAGGACGCAGCATGCCACTCCAAGGGACGCTCTACCTCTGGGTGAAGGGCCGTGACGGGGCCGAGGAACGTACGTGCGGGTGGACGGCCACGCCGAGTGGGCGCATCAAGATCACGGGCGCCACCCCGGTGCAGTTGGCAGGCATCGCCGGAGTGGAGCTCAGGGACGAATCCGACAAAACGGTGGCGTCGATCTCTGTGCCGTGA
- a CDS encoding sigma-70 family RNA polymerase sigma factor → MPLDEDVVAAIYRDHGVALKRFVLSCTPDANLADDVVQETILKVWQHAPQITGSLRSYLFRTARNVIIDNYRKAQRRPTETGEHDLPDHAATERVDELLNRVLMEEALLRLSVEHREVLVALHYQRFTVVEAALQLNIPAGTVKSRAFYAVKALRTILDEMGVER, encoded by the coding sequence ATGCCGTTGGATGAGGACGTGGTGGCAGCGATCTACCGCGACCACGGCGTAGCGCTGAAGCGCTTCGTGCTCAGCTGCACGCCCGACGCCAATCTGGCCGACGACGTGGTGCAGGAAACCATCCTCAAAGTGTGGCAGCACGCCCCGCAGATCACTGGAAGCCTGCGCAGTTACCTGTTCAGGACCGCGAGGAACGTGATCATCGACAATTACCGGAAGGCCCAACGCCGCCCCACCGAAACGGGCGAGCATGACCTGCCGGACCATGCAGCCACCGAACGCGTGGACGAACTCCTCAACCGCGTGCTCATGGAGGAAGCGCTGCTGCGGCTTAGCGTCGAACACCGCGAGGTCCTGGTAGCCCTCCACTATCAGCGGTTCACTGTCGTGGAGGCTGCGCTCCAGCTGAACATTCCTGCGGGAACTGTGAAATCCCGGGCTTTCTACGCTGTGAAGGCCCTCCGAACGATCCTTGATGAAATGGGGGTGGAACGATGA